Proteins from a genomic interval of Chryseobacterium indologenes:
- a CDS encoding SusC/RagA family TonB-linked outer membrane protein has product MNVKLHVLSAGALFFLGQAAYAQKTKNDSILKENKIDEVVVTGYQKKKADEITQAQAVVGGDEIRRNSPTTSIGNSLQGRASGVFVQSTTGQPGAAATIQVRGVAGVGGSSEPTYVVNGMYMTARQFSAINPADVESISILKDAAATAQYGARGANGVVVVTTKAGKSGKTRYSFETKFGFSERLKDNNYTMMNSRELMGFQNQLGYLGFKPRSQQEMDRLAAFDHNWQKDLLKPSSIQSYLFSAQGGSRESTFYYSLGYDSDNGIIRDIDGLKRYTGNFGFTNRLSEKLNVGINLGVQYQVTQNFRDRNNTQNPFGAMYKYAPYEPIYNPDGSYNQTMRAGSNVVEQISTYRLDDQRLRIPVTLFAEYKIIDGLKFKTNFNGLYDWFMGTQWLKKGSNLDLTVNTVPTGALNKNSFYGFNYTWNNSVNYKKSFGRHNFDFLGFIEYNDNFNETMNGGAYGLKSPVISVPSITTPSDRNTFTGIKTRNTLFSLAGLLNYDYAGKYLVTGSLRRDASSRFGINNQSGVFWSASAAWNIAKEDFMKGGFINDLKLRGSYGTTGNDGTLPDYYNVNNSSYGLYGSNGTLYPGTYAQSNYIIGNTNLKWESNAITNLGVDFTMWNRRVRGSVEVYQNKRKDFVQLVPLDKQEGGYYQYINAGDMSQKGLEVELSVDVLKKKDFQWNLHANISFQKSILDKLADGQTERNLGDTYLKVGEAPYSFYNVRFAGVDPNNGDALYYDKAGNITNVYSASNAVPLTDKSPFPKSFGGFGTTVQYKGLDFSADFAFKLGSYTYNNMYYAAVNPTLAVAGRNMAQQAANVWQKPGDTGVFQKVDSNGMRDSDQWIEKSDYLRLRSLTLGYSFDKAFLGEDSPINKLRVYVQGQNLFTVTKFHGEPEVSVGSADSTALFVPGSYNLYTYPAVRTILMGLQLEF; this is encoded by the coding sequence ATGAATGTGAAGTTGCATGTGTTAAGTGCTGGAGCTTTGTTTTTTTTAGGACAAGCTGCCTATGCGCAAAAAACTAAGAATGATTCTATTCTGAAAGAGAATAAAATCGATGAGGTAGTCGTTACGGGCTATCAGAAGAAGAAGGCAGATGAAATTACTCAGGCGCAGGCTGTTGTAGGTGGAGACGAGATCAGAAGAAACTCTCCTACAACTTCTATTGGTAACTCTTTACAGGGTAGAGCTTCTGGGGTGTTTGTACAAAGTACTACAGGGCAACCGGGAGCTGCCGCTACCATTCAGGTAAGAGGGGTTGCTGGCGTTGGTGGTTCTTCGGAACCTACCTATGTGGTAAATGGGATGTACATGACGGCAAGACAGTTTAGTGCAATTAACCCTGCAGACGTAGAGTCTATTTCAATTCTTAAAGATGCTGCTGCTACTGCACAGTATGGTGCAAGAGGAGCAAATGGGGTAGTTGTAGTAACTACTAAAGCCGGAAAATCCGGAAAAACACGGTATTCATTTGAAACTAAATTTGGTTTCAGTGAAAGATTGAAGGACAATAATTATACCATGATGAACTCAAGAGAGTTAATGGGCTTTCAGAATCAATTGGGATACCTTGGATTTAAGCCAAGATCTCAACAGGAAATGGATAGATTAGCTGCTTTCGATCACAACTGGCAAAAAGACCTACTGAAACCTTCAAGCATTCAGTCTTACTTGTTTAGTGCACAAGGAGGATCCAGAGAAAGCACTTTCTATTACTCATTAGGTTACGATTCTGATAACGGAATTATCAGAGATATCGACGGACTTAAGAGATATACAGGTAACTTCGGATTTACAAACAGATTAAGTGAAAAACTTAACGTAGGAATCAACCTTGGAGTTCAATATCAAGTAACTCAGAACTTCAGAGATAGAAACAATACCCAGAACCCGTTTGGGGCAATGTATAAATACGCTCCTTATGAGCCAATCTATAACCCGGATGGTAGCTATAATCAGACTATGAGAGCTGGCTCTAACGTAGTAGAGCAGATTAGCACTTACAGGTTGGATGATCAGAGATTGAGAATTCCTGTAACTTTATTTGCTGAATATAAAATTATTGATGGACTGAAGTTTAAAACCAATTTCAATGGGCTTTATGACTGGTTTATGGGTACTCAGTGGTTGAAGAAAGGCTCAAACCTTGACTTAACAGTTAATACAGTTCCTACAGGTGCATTAAACAAAAATTCATTCTATGGTTTTAACTATACTTGGAATAACTCGGTTAATTATAAAAAATCATTCGGAAGACACAACTTTGATTTCTTAGGGTTTATCGAATATAACGATAACTTCAACGAAACAATGAATGGAGGAGCTTACGGATTGAAGTCTCCTGTAATCAGTGTTCCTTCTATTACTACACCTTCAGACAGAAATACATTTACCGGGATTAAGACGAGAAATACCTTATTCAGCTTAGCAGGTTTATTAAATTATGACTATGCAGGTAAATACTTGGTAACAGGGTCATTAAGAAGAGATGCTTCATCAAGATTTGGTATAAATAATCAAAGCGGGGTATTCTGGTCTGCAAGTGCTGCTTGGAATATTGCTAAAGAAGACTTTATGAAAGGAGGCTTTATTAACGATTTAAAGCTTAGAGGATCATATGGTACAACGGGTAACGATGGAACACTGCCTGATTATTACAACGTAAACAATTCTAGCTATGGTTTATATGGTTCTAACGGAACTTTATATCCTGGAACATATGCACAGAGTAATTATATTATTGGTAATACAAATCTTAAATGGGAGTCTAATGCGATCACCAACTTAGGAGTTGATTTCACAATGTGGAACAGAAGAGTTCGTGGATCGGTAGAGGTGTATCAGAATAAAAGAAAAGATTTTGTACAGCTTGTACCTTTAGATAAACAAGAAGGAGGATATTATCAGTATATCAATGCTGGAGATATGTCTCAGAAAGGTCTTGAGGTTGAATTGAGTGTAGATGTTCTTAAAAAGAAAGATTTCCAATGGAATCTACATGCTAACATTTCTTTCCAAAAATCGATTCTTGATAAGCTTGCTGACGGACAGACTGAAAGAAACTTAGGAGATACCTATCTTAAAGTTGGTGAAGCACCTTATTCATTCTATAATGTAAGATTTGCCGGAGTAGATCCAAATAATGGTGATGCTTTATATTATGATAAAGCGGGAAATATTACAAATGTTTACAGTGCATCCAACGCAGTTCCTCTTACTGACAAATCTCCTTTCCCAAAAAGTTTCGGTGGTTTTGGAACGACAGTTCAGTACAAAGGGCTTGATTTTAGTGCAGACTTTGCATTCAAGTTGGGCAGTTATACCTATAATAATATGTACTATGCTGCTGTTAATCCAACTTTGGCTGTTGCGGGGAGAAACATGGCACAGCAGGCAGCTAATGTTTGGCAGAAACCTGGTGATACAGGAGTATTCCAGAAAGTAGATAGCAATGGGATGCGTGATTCTGATCAATGGATTGAAAAATCTGATTATTTAAGATTGAGATCACTTACACTAGGATACTCTTTTGACAAAGCGTTTCTTGGAGAGGACTCACCTATCAATAAACTTAGAGTATATGTACAAGGACAGAATTTATTCACTGTAACTAAGTTCCACGGAGAACCTGAGGTTTCAGTAGGATCTGCTGACTCTACGGCACTATTCGTTCCGGGATCATATAATCTTTATACCTATCCTGCTGTAAGAACAATCCTGATGGGATTACAATTAGAATTTTAA
- a CDS encoding hydroxymethylglutaryl-CoA synthase family protein, whose translation MSFGIEAAGYYVPGLYLEIKDLAEKRGIEPAKLEKGLGLHKMGLSDVHEDAATFAAEALLKLIQDYDINPKEIARVYLGTESALDAAKPTASYAVQMVEKVLEEKFGTRCFRNCDVLDMTFACVGGVDALHNALDFVRVNPDKKAVVIASDYAKYELASSGEYTQGGGAVALLVSSKPDLLEIENNWGVASESVFDFFKPRRMYKKEDLKGAPETYPEKIEIFTDEPVFDGQYSNQCYQDRIREAYHHYKEITGQEKPYENWKYIIFHLPYAFHGKRVFTEIYSLENELPYGTPEEQKAVAKSEGYLQLINDKIEKTQRASSEIGNMYTASVFMAFLSALQTSFNENEDLSGKEIGFVGYGSGSKSKIFAGRVSENWRKIAEKWNLFESLKQRTAVDFDTYEKLHRKLLNESVNKNYKGFGLVSVETENPVLTGARYYSYQK comes from the coding sequence ATGAGTTTTGGAATTGAGGCAGCGGGTTATTATGTGCCTGGTTTATATTTGGAGATTAAGGATTTAGCAGAAAAAAGAGGAATAGAACCAGCAAAATTGGAAAAAGGCTTAGGTCTTCATAAAATGGGTCTTTCTGATGTCCATGAGGATGCTGCAACCTTTGCAGCAGAAGCATTACTGAAGCTTATACAAGATTATGATATCAATCCGAAAGAAATAGCAAGAGTGTATCTGGGAACAGAAAGTGCTTTGGATGCTGCAAAACCTACAGCTTCGTACGCTGTACAGATGGTAGAAAAAGTATTGGAGGAAAAATTTGGAACCAGATGCTTCAGAAACTGTGACGTACTAGATATGACTTTTGCCTGTGTAGGAGGAGTAGATGCATTGCATAATGCTTTGGACTTTGTAAGAGTAAATCCGGATAAAAAAGCAGTTGTCATTGCCAGTGATTACGCAAAATATGAACTGGCTTCTTCCGGTGAATATACGCAAGGCGGCGGCGCGGTAGCTCTTTTGGTTTCATCAAAACCGGATCTTCTTGAAATTGAAAACAACTGGGGTGTTGCTTCAGAAAGTGTCTTTGACTTTTTCAAACCAAGAAGAATGTATAAAAAGGAGGATCTGAAGGGAGCTCCGGAAACCTACCCTGAAAAAATCGAAATTTTTACCGATGAACCTGTTTTTGACGGACAATATTCTAATCAATGCTATCAGGATAGGATACGTGAGGCTTACCATCACTATAAAGAAATTACAGGTCAGGAGAAACCCTATGAAAATTGGAAATATATTATTTTTCACCTTCCCTATGCCTTCCATGGGAAAAGGGTCTTTACTGAAATTTACAGTCTTGAAAACGAACTTCCCTACGGAACTCCGGAAGAACAAAAAGCAGTCGCGAAGTCTGAAGGCTATTTACAGTTAATCAATGATAAAATTGAGAAAACGCAGAGAGCATCCTCGGAAATAGGAAATATGTATACAGCTTCTGTTTTTATGGCCTTTTTATCAGCCTTACAGACCTCATTTAACGAAAACGAAGATCTTTCCGGAAAAGAAATTGGCTTTGTGGGATATGGAAGTGGTTCAAAATCAAAGATTTTTGCAGGAAGGGTTTCAGAGAATTGGAGAAAGATAGCGGAAAAATGGAACTTATTCGAAAGTTTGAAACAAAGAACAGCTGTTGATTTTGATACCTATGAAAAACTTCACCGAAAGTTGTTGAACGAGTCTGTTAACAAAAATTACAAGGGATTCGGGCTTGTCTCTGTAGAAACGGAAAATCCTGTTTTAACCGGAGCAAGATATTACAGCTATCAGAAATAA
- a CDS encoding M1 family metallopeptidase — translation MRKAILSIAILGILFSANVAAQTDTSGREKVYRATHTKVTELKHTKLKVNFDYQKEQLNGEEWLTASPYFYPANELILDAKAMLIHEVALDNNGKKSPLKYEYKDDILKINLDKTYQKNQDYTVYIKYTSRPNEVKQKGSMAINDAKGLYFINAQGTDPEMPTQIWTQGETESSSAWFPTIDKPNQKTTQEIYMTVPDKYVTLSNGILKDSQKESNGLRTDHWVMDKRHSTYLFFMGVGEYAIVKDKWKNIPVDYYIEKEYEPYAKQIYGNTPEMIDFFSKKMNYDFPWAKYAQISGREYVSGAMENTTATLHGSDILQKPGQLIDENKWEDTIAHELFHHWFGDLVTAESWSNLTVNESFANYSEYLWNEYKYGKDQADYHLMSDVNMYIHNPSDFKKNLVRFNYDSREDVFDLVTYQKGGGILNMLRNYLGDDAFFAGMNDYLKTNEYQNAEAHQLRLSFEKVSGKDLNWFFNQWYFGSGNPKINYSFTFEPVKKQVAVTINQTQDQLFEFPLAIDVYDNGKPKRYNVWVNAEAKNTFNLDVSKTPDLVNINADGVLLADITDSKTPEQNLLQFTNSKEFKSRYTALEGIKDQTGKSPAVTKLLAAALKDPFFRIRIKALQLLDLTNPEQMKTLGAEVEKIASNDPKTLAQAAAIAALSKTKDKKYLPIFEKGINAVSEAVKGNSLSAVLTIDPSRANSLADKINLEGASDELLALFLPIIVKNKVASQMEYIAPLAAFYPFVKFQNPELGKTAEEGYNWIMSSDNLKAVQNITKMVGYAKNQMKDNPQAKMMIVQMLKDGLSKKMELLKQNPQNAASINKQIDVLNKAIENYK, via the coding sequence ATGAGAAAGGCCATTTTATCCATTGCCATACTTGGAATCTTATTTTCCGCAAATGTAGCCGCACAAACCGATACCTCAGGAAGAGAAAAAGTATACAGAGCTACGCACACCAAAGTAACGGAGCTTAAACATACAAAACTCAAAGTAAATTTCGATTATCAGAAAGAACAGCTGAACGGAGAAGAATGGCTTACTGCTTCACCCTATTTCTATCCTGCAAATGAATTGATTCTTGATGCTAAGGCAATGTTGATCCACGAAGTGGCCCTTGATAACAATGGAAAAAAATCTCCTCTAAAATACGAATATAAAGATGACATCCTGAAAATTAATCTGGATAAAACCTATCAGAAAAATCAGGATTATACTGTCTACATCAAATATACTTCCCGTCCCAACGAGGTCAAACAAAAAGGAAGTATGGCAATCAACGATGCCAAAGGCCTTTATTTTATCAATGCACAGGGAACAGATCCTGAAATGCCTACACAGATCTGGACACAGGGAGAAACAGAATCTTCTTCTGCCTGGTTTCCTACGATTGACAAACCCAATCAGAAGACTACCCAGGAAATATATATGACCGTTCCCGATAAATATGTAACACTTTCCAACGGAATTTTAAAAGATTCCCAAAAAGAATCGAATGGCCTCAGAACCGATCATTGGGTAATGGATAAAAGACACTCTACCTATCTTTTCTTTATGGGAGTAGGAGAATATGCGATCGTAAAGGATAAATGGAAAAATATTCCGGTAGATTATTATATTGAAAAAGAATACGAACCTTACGCAAAGCAGATCTATGGTAATACCCCTGAAATGATTGATTTTTTCTCTAAAAAAATGAATTACGACTTTCCGTGGGCAAAATATGCTCAGATTTCCGGAAGAGAGTACGTAAGCGGAGCGATGGAAAATACTACGGCAACCCTTCATGGAAGTGATATCCTTCAAAAACCGGGACAGCTGATCGACGAAAATAAATGGGAAGATACCATAGCCCATGAATTATTCCATCACTGGTTTGGCGATCTGGTTACCGCAGAGAGCTGGAGCAACCTTACCGTTAATGAATCATTTGCCAACTATTCCGAATATCTGTGGAACGAATATAAATACGGAAAAGACCAGGCAGATTACCATTTAATGAGCGATGTGAATATGTACATCCATAATCCAAGTGATTTTAAGAAAAATCTGGTAAGATTCAATTATGATTCCCGTGAAGACGTATTTGATCTGGTAACCTATCAGAAAGGAGGCGGAATCCTCAATATGTTGAGAAACTACCTGGGCGATGATGCCTTCTTTGCCGGAATGAATGATTATCTGAAAACCAACGAATATCAGAACGCAGAAGCCCATCAGCTAAGACTTTCTTTTGAAAAAGTTTCAGGAAAAGACCTGAACTGGTTCTTTAATCAATGGTATTTTGGTAGCGGTAATCCAAAAATCAATTACTCATTTACCTTTGAACCGGTAAAAAAACAGGTAGCTGTAACGATCAACCAGACCCAGGATCAGCTGTTTGAATTTCCGTTGGCTATTGATGTGTATGATAACGGAAAACCCAAAAGATATAATGTTTGGGTAAATGCTGAAGCAAAAAATACATTCAATTTAGATGTTTCTAAAACTCCTGATTTGGTTAATATCAATGCAGACGGAGTCTTGCTGGCAGATATTACCGATTCCAAAACACCGGAACAAAACCTGTTGCAGTTTACCAATTCTAAGGAATTCAAGAGCAGATACACCGCTTTAGAAGGTATAAAAGACCAGACAGGGAAAAGCCCGGCCGTTACAAAATTACTTGCCGCCGCTTTGAAAGATCCCTTTTTTAGGATAAGAATCAAAGCATTGCAATTACTTGATCTTACTAATCCTGAACAAATGAAGACATTAGGAGCTGAAGTTGAAAAAATAGCTTCAAATGATCCTAAAACATTAGCTCAGGCAGCTGCTATTGCTGCTTTATCAAAAACAAAAGATAAAAAATATCTTCCCATCTTTGAAAAAGGAATAAATGCTGTTTCCGAGGCGGTGAAGGGAAATTCCCTAAGTGCAGTTCTCACAATTGATCCTTCAAGGGCTAATTCTTTGGCCGACAAAATTAATCTGGAAGGAGCTTCAGATGAGCTGCTGGCGCTTTTCCTTCCTATTATTGTGAAAAATAAAGTAGCTTCTCAGATGGAATATATTGCTCCACTGGCTGCATTTTATCCTTTTGTAAAATTCCAGAACCCTGAATTGGGTAAAACAGCAGAAGAAGGATATAACTGGATCATGAGTTCCGATAACCTGAAAGCTGTTCAAAACATTACCAAAATGGTGGGATATGCGAAAAACCAGATGAAAGATAACCCACAGGCAAAAATGATGATCGTTCAGATGCTGAAGGATGGTTTAAGTAAAAAAATGGAGCTGCTGAAACAGAATCCACAGAACGCAGCAAGCATCAACAAGCAAATAGATGTTCTCAATAAAGCTATAGAAAACTATAAATAA
- a CDS encoding thymidylate synthase, producing the protein MQNYLDLLQHILDNGTDKTDRTGTGTRSVFGYQLRYDLSEGFPLVTTKKVHLKSIIYELLWFLNGDTNIKYLNDHGVSIWDEWADENGDLGPVYGAQWRSWHGADGKVVDQITEVIDQIKKNPDSRRLIVSAWNVAEIPNMALAPCHALFQFYVADGKLSLQLYQRSADVFLGVPFNIASYALLLMMVAQVCDLEVGDYVHSFGDVHIYNNHFEQVNRQLSRETRPLPTMKLNPDIKDIFNFKFEDFTLENYDPHPGIKAPVAV; encoded by the coding sequence ATGCAAAATTACCTGGATCTTTTACAACATATTTTAGACAACGGAACAGATAAAACCGATAGAACAGGCACCGGTACAAGGAGTGTGTTCGGATATCAGCTGAGATATGATTTGTCAGAAGGTTTTCCTTTGGTAACTACTAAAAAAGTGCATTTGAAATCAATTATCTATGAGCTGCTTTGGTTTTTGAATGGAGATACCAATATCAAATACCTTAACGATCATGGAGTAAGTATCTGGGATGAATGGGCAGATGAAAACGGAGATTTAGGTCCCGTATATGGCGCCCAATGGAGAAGCTGGCATGGAGCAGACGGAAAAGTGGTAGACCAGATTACAGAAGTGATTGACCAGATCAAAAAAAATCCCGATTCGAGAAGGCTGATCGTATCAGCATGGAATGTTGCCGAAATTCCGAATATGGCGCTGGCACCTTGTCACGCTCTATTTCAGTTTTATGTGGCAGACGGAAAATTATCATTACAGCTTTATCAGAGAAGTGCCGATGTTTTCCTTGGTGTACCGTTCAATATTGCAAGTTATGCTTTATTATTAATGATGGTGGCCCAGGTTTGTGATCTTGAAGTAGGAGATTATGTCCACAGTTTCGGGGATGTTCATATTTATAATAATCATTTCGAACAGGTAAACAGACAGCTTTCCAGAGAAACAAGACCGCTTCCGACAATGAAGCTGAATCCTGATATCAAGGATATTTTCAATTTCAAATTTGAAGACTTTACGTTGGAAAACTATGATCCGCATCCGGGGATCAAAGCTCCTGTAGCGGTTTAA
- a CDS encoding GreA/GreB family elongation factor: MNKQEIINIVKTKISDKIRYFENLIAETRASNNDTKSSMGDKYETGREMLQQEINNLQRQLNEVLNQQAILQKITADPSEKVQNGAIVKTDKGLFYISASMGEIRSENQKVMTVSAESPLVKAMFGKKMGETFTINTINQTIENIW; this comes from the coding sequence ATGAACAAACAAGAAATAATCAACATCGTAAAAACAAAAATATCAGACAAAATACGGTATTTTGAAAATCTTATTGCTGAAACAAGGGCCTCCAATAACGATACAAAAAGCTCAATGGGAGATAAATATGAAACCGGTCGTGAAATGCTTCAGCAGGAAATCAACAATCTTCAACGCCAGCTGAATGAAGTACTGAATCAACAGGCGATCCTACAGAAAATAACTGCTGATCCTTCAGAGAAAGTTCAGAATGGTGCCATAGTCAAAACGGATAAAGGTTTGTTTTACATTTCTGCTTCCATGGGAGAAATCAGATCTGAAAATCAGAAGGTCATGACGGTATCTGCAGAATCACCTCTGGTAAAAGCGATGTTTGGCAAGAAAATGGGAGAGACATTTACCATCAATACTATCAATCAGACCATTGAAAATATCTGGTAG
- a CDS encoding alpha-glucosidase C-terminal domain-containing protein has product MKKLILLAIIGLGIVSCTTQKRTKKMTVLPKDWKHTTNIYEVNIRQYTQEGTFKAFAKEMPRLKSMGVQTLWLMPITPIAQHNKKGSLGSPYAAADYTSVNPEFGTLDDFKDMVNEAHRLGFKVIIDWVANHTGWDHVWTKIHPEFYIKDPDGKFHIASGMDDIIELDYKNQEMRQAMIEAMKFWVRETSIDGFRCDLASWVEVDFWEQARPEVEKIKPLFWLGEFDELESPEYGKVFDASYSWKWMHKSADYYKNNEPLQELKDLLIQYSNIGDASMRAWFTSNHDENSWNGSEYEKYAVIAKPMAVFSATWNGIPLLYSGQELPNMKRLEFFEKDAIKWTNTYLMADFYKTLLNLKASNPALRGGDPHVTTYFLNTTANDKILAYVRKNGENEVLVVLNMSKEPVDFTIEDQNLSGAFNNVFDKTRRNFDEGKAFSFKVSDYVVFEK; this is encoded by the coding sequence ATGAAAAAATTAATTTTATTAGCTATCATTGGTCTGGGAATTGTTTCCTGTACCACTCAAAAAAGAACCAAAAAAATGACAGTATTGCCAAAAGATTGGAAACATACCACAAATATCTACGAAGTAAATATCAGACAATATACCCAGGAAGGAACTTTTAAAGCATTTGCAAAAGAAATGCCCCGATTGAAGTCAATGGGCGTGCAGACACTTTGGTTGATGCCCATTACACCGATTGCTCAACACAATAAAAAAGGAAGTCTGGGAAGTCCGTATGCTGCCGCTGATTACACCTCTGTTAATCCTGAATTTGGGACTCTGGATGATTTTAAAGATATGGTGAATGAAGCACATCGATTGGGATTTAAGGTTATTATTGACTGGGTAGCCAATCATACCGGTTGGGATCATGTATGGACAAAAATACATCCTGAATTTTATATAAAAGATCCGGACGGAAAATTCCATATTGCTTCCGGCATGGATGACATCATCGAACTGGATTACAAAAATCAGGAGATGAGGCAAGCTATGATTGAAGCTATGAAATTCTGGGTGAGAGAAACTAGTATTGACGGTTTCAGATGCGACCTGGCTTCGTGGGTAGAAGTAGATTTCTGGGAGCAGGCGCGTCCCGAAGTAGAAAAAATAAAACCCCTTTTCTGGCTGGGAGAATTTGATGAGTTGGAAAGCCCAGAGTACGGAAAAGTCTTTGATGCCAGCTACTCATGGAAATGGATGCACAAGTCGGCAGATTACTACAAAAACAATGAACCTCTTCAGGAATTAAAAGATTTACTCATTCAATATTCCAATATCGGAGATGCTTCGATGAGAGCATGGTTTACCTCTAATCATGATGAAAACTCGTGGAACGGCTCAGAATATGAAAAATATGCAGTAATTGCCAAGCCTATGGCGGTTTTTTCAGCAACATGGAATGGTATTCCGCTATTGTATTCAGGACAGGAGCTTCCCAATATGAAAAGACTGGAATTCTTTGAGAAAGATGCCATTAAATGGACCAATACCTATCTGATGGCTGATTTCTATAAAACATTGTTGAACTTAAAAGCATCCAATCCTGCATTAAGAGGCGGAGATCCTCATGTTACTACCTATTTCCTGAATACAACAGCCAATGATAAGATTCTTGCGTATGTACGGAAAAACGGAGAGAATGAAGTGTTGGTTGTCTTGAATATGTCGAAAGAACCTGTAGATTTCACAATAGAAGATCAGAACTTATCCGGAGCTTTCAATAATGTTTTCGATAAAACGAGAAGAAATTTTGACGAAGGTAAAGCCTTCAGTTTCAAAGTTTCAGACTACGTCGTTTTTGAAAAGTGA
- a CDS encoding GHKL domain-containing protein: MKFYRLTLVASCLLTLVMLFLVVIFDSLKDIYYSTPYFTTGLVICIVLIFIINCVVLELLFNYYGRKQVKGLSQILPQEIVHDNDENITIKELGERFSDFNQQKVTEIDMMKEMESYRKEYIGNVSHELKTPLFSIQGYVETLREGGVDNLTIRDKYLERIDISVERLIAIVTDLDMINRLEAGEINLTVSRFDVNLLISEIFDLLDLEAEKHNTTMQIQTLHPQIFVEADKQKISQVFINLISNAIHYANRQEAKVIVKTSVLKNKVLIEVIDNGMGIKSEILPRIFERFYRVETSRSRREGGSGLGLAIVKHILEAHNENITVESVYLEGTKFSFMLEKSK, encoded by the coding sequence TTGAAATTTTACAGGCTTACTCTTGTTGCCTCATGTCTGCTGACATTGGTAATGCTTTTCTTAGTAGTTATTTTTGACTCACTAAAGGATATCTATTACAGCACTCCGTACTTTACAACGGGCCTTGTAATATGTATTGTCCTGATCTTTATTATTAATTGTGTAGTACTGGAGCTACTTTTCAATTATTACGGTAGAAAACAGGTAAAAGGACTTTCCCAGATTCTCCCTCAGGAAATTGTGCATGATAACGACGAAAATATCACCATTAAAGAACTGGGAGAAAGATTTTCCGATTTTAACCAACAAAAGGTGACAGAAATCGATATGATGAAGGAAATGGAAAGTTACCGTAAAGAATACATCGGAAATGTATCTCACGAGCTTAAGACACCTCTGTTTTCTATCCAGGGTTACGTTGAAACCCTGAGGGAAGGCGGTGTGGATAATCTTACCATCAGAGACAAATATCTTGAAAGAATCGATATTTCCGTTGAAAGACTTATCGCCATTGTCACGGATCTTGATATGATCAACAGGTTGGAGGCCGGAGAGATCAACCTTACCGTTTCCAGATTTGATGTAAACCTTCTTATCAGTGAAATCTTTGACCTTCTTGACCTGGAAGCAGAGAAACACAACACGACGATGCAAATTCAAACCCTGCATCCACAGATTTTTGTTGAAGCAGACAAACAGAAAATTTCACAGGTATTTATTAATCTTATTTCCAATGCCATTCACTATGCCAACAGGCAGGAAGCAAAGGTGATTGTAAAAACCAGTGTTTTAAAAAATAAAGTCCTGATTGAAGTCATCGACAACGGAATGGGGATCAAATCTGAAATTCTTCCAAGGATTTTCGAAAGATTTTATCGTGTCGAAACCAGCAGAAGCAGGAGAGAAGGCGGTTCCGGGTTGGGATTAGCTATCGTAAAGCATATTCTTGAGGCTCATAACGAAAACATTACCGTAGAAAGCGTTTATCTAGAAGGAACTAAGTTTAGTTTTATGCTTGAAAAAAGTAAATAA